The Syntrophotalea acetylenivorans genome contains the following window.
TACAATACCTGGGCTTGAGCAGGTTGAAATAACGCGGCCAGGTTATGCTATTGAATATGACTTCATCGATCCTATCCAGTTGAAGCCCTCGTTGGAAACTAAGAAGGTGGAGGGGTTGTTTCATGCTGGGCAGATCAATGGGACCTCTGGTTATGAAGAGGCTGCCGCTCAGGGGTTGATCGCAGGAATTAATGCGGCATTAAAGGTTAAAGGTCTTGATCCTGTGGTGATAAGGCGGGAGCAGGGCTATATAGGGGTCCTGATTGATGACTTAGTCAATCTGGGAACCAAAGAACCTTATCGTATGTTTACTTCCCGAGCAGAATACCGGCTGTTGTTACGTGAAGATAATGCGGATCAACGCTTGACGGAGCTGGCTTATGGAATTGGACTGGTTTCGGAGGAGCGTTGGCAACGTTATCAAGAAAAAATGAAATATTACGAGCAGGGCCAGATGCTCTTGAAAGAGACTCGACTGTCCCCGGGAGACAAAGAGTTGATTAAGTCTCTGGGTTTGCAGGGTCTAAAAAATGGCCTCAGCCTCAACCAGCTTCTGCGAAGGCCTGAAATTACCATACAGAAACTGTCTGAGTTTATACCTGGTTTAGCTGAAATTCCTCTGGAGGTGCAGGAGCAGTTAGAAACGAACATAAAATATGAGGGATATATTAAACGGCAAATGGATCAGGTAGAGCGCTTCAAAAAAACAGAAGATGTGACTATACCAGAGGATTTTGATTACCAAACCATTAATTCATTGTCCGCCGAAGTAAGAGAAAAACTTCAAAAAATTAGACCGTTAAGCCTGGGGCAGGCTTCACGTGTACCCGGCGTAACACCTGCGGCGGTAGCTATCTTGGCCGTTGCTCTTCGTAGAGGATCCAATGCCTGACCGTGATTTGTTGGAAGAGATGCTTCAGCAGGTCAAGGTTGTTTTGTCTGGCAAGGCCCTTGATGATTTGCTCTGGTTTAGAGATGAATTGTTGCGTTGGAATAAAAAAATAAATTTGACTGCGATTACTGATCCGGCCGGTACCCTGGAAAAGCACCTGGTTGATTCCCTGACGCTGTTGCCTTATTTAAAGCCCAAAGGGACCATTCTTGATATGGGCTCCGGTGGCGGTTTTCCCTCTATTCCTCTCAAAATCGCCCGGCCGTCGTACAAGATATGGTCTGTGGATGCTGTCGCCAAAAAGATTTCCTTTCAAAAGCATGTGGCTAGGTCTTTAAATTTTCAAGATTTTACACCACTGCACCTGCGTCTTGAAGACCTTCCCAGCAATAGTGCCTTAGCTCCTTTTGATATGGTTGTAACGAGGGCTTTTGCCCCATTAAAAGAAATTCTGGAATTAGCAAAACCTGTTTTGGCATTGAATGGTATCGTGGTGGCCATGAAAGGCGCTGATGGAATGGATGAATTGGAGGAGAATAGAAGTTATATAGAAGGTAGCGGGTTTTGTTGTCAGAAAACCGTACAAATGAGGTTGCCAAAGTCGGATGCGAAGCGAACCCTATTGTTTTTTAAAGAAAGGGCCTCCTGATTTTTCGATTTCAATATACCTTTTATAATATTTCCATCGAGAATCCCACGTTGAAGATGTTTAAAAAATATGGCATTAAGCCTGCCAGGTTTCAGTTTTTCTAAATGAAAAGCGAATTTACGGAAGAAGTGCGGATCCAACGGATTATATTCTATACAGAATCGTATGTATTTTTTTTTCACTCTCCCGGCGAATTATGGTAGCCTCCTTTAGCACCCGCTGAACAGAAAGGAAGCCTTTATGGCACAGATTATTGCCGTGGCCAACCAAAAGGGTGGGGTCGGAAAAACCACGACGGCGATCAACCTTGCCGCCTCACTGGCCGCAGCAGAGCAGCAGACCCTCCTTGTCGACCTGGACCCTCAAGCCAATGCCAGCAGTGGCGTAGGGCTCGATCGCTCTACTTTAAAGTATACGACTTACCACGCTTTATTGGGAGAGGCCAAGGCCAGTGATGTTGTTTGTAATACGCCGTTAAGCTGCTTGCAGATTTTGCCGGCGACGGCCGATCTTATCGGAGCCGAAATCGAGCTCGTCTCGGAGCCAAACCGGGAAACCCGTCTGCGCACAGCCCTTTCTGAAATATCTAATAATTACAAATACATAGTGATAGATTGTCCACCTTCTTTGGGGCTGCTTACCATCAATGCCTTAACTGCCGCCGATTCCGTATTGGTGCCTTTGCAGTGTGAGTATTACGCCATGGAAGGGCTTACTCAATTAAGCAAGACCATTCGCTTGATTCAGCGTCAACTGAATCCAGATCTTGTTTTAAAGGGGATTCTGCTGACTATGTTTGACCGGCGCAATAATTTGTCTCATCAGGTCAGTGAGGAAATACGTCGCCATTATAGCGACAGGGTGTTTGACACGGTTATTCCTCGCAATGTCCGGCTTTCTGAAGCGCCCAGTCATGGTTTGCCGGTATTACTGTACGACATAGCATCCACAGGGGCGGCAGCCTATCTGTCCCTGGCTAAAGAAATTATCTCAACGGGGAATTAGATATGGCCAAAAGACCTGCTCTCGGAAAAGGTATCGGGGCACTGTTGACTTCGGCAAGCGAAGATGACGGGCGAAAGTATTTCCTGTGTCCCATAGAGGAGCTGCGACCTCATGATCAGCAGCCTCGTAAGTCTTTTGATGATGCCAAAATGACCGAACTGGTCGCATCGGTGCGGGAAAAAGGGATTATTCAACCGCTGGTGGTGCGCCGGATGGACGATCATTATCAGATCATTGCCGGAGAGCGCCGTTGGAGAGCGGCCCAAAAGGCCTCACTTCATGAAGTTCCCGTAGTTATTCAGGATGTTACCGAGGATATGGCCTATGAAATGGCCATTATCGAAAACATTCAGCGAGAAGACCTCAACCCCATCGAAGAGGCCGAAGCTTATCGCCAGTTGATCGATCGATTTGAGTTAACTCAGGAGGTCGCAGCCAAGCGGGTCGGCAAGGACCGATCCTCGGTGGCCAATTCCATGCGTCTTCTGAGATTGCCAACCATCGTCCAAAACGATGTGGTTACCGGAGCGCTTTCAATGGGCCATGCGAGGGCCCTGCTCTCTTTGGAGGATGCCCAGGACATTCTCGAAGCCCGGGAGCAACTGTTAATTAAAAAGTTGTCAGTTCGTGAAACTGAGTCTCTGGTTCGGAAAATCAAGAACTTTGCTCACCAGCCAAAAAAACCAGCAAAACCGCAACCCGACCCTGAATTGCAATATTTGGCCGAAGAATTGCAAAGATCCCTTGGCACTCATGTGTCGATTCATTCAAAGAAAAAGGGTGGAAAGATCGAGATCAGTTATTTTTCTGCTGAGGACTTAGATCGCCTGTTAGAACTCTTAGGCGTTTCGTGAGGATTTGAGAGAATGAAGGGGAGGAAGGACAAAACGGTTATGCGCAAAGATGCGGCAGCGGATAAAATCAAGGCTTTTTTGGGGCCGGCAGTCAGTTTGAGGGGACCCTGGTATTTGAAGACATCGTCCGTATGGATGGTACATTCAATGGCAAGATTACCTCAAAGGATACGTTGATCGTTGGCGAGTCGGCTCATATCGAGGCCGATATTTCAGTAGGCACTTTGATCCTCAGTGGTCGTTTCAAGGGGCAAGTTACAGCGAATGTTCGCGTGGAATTGCGTGCTCCGGCTCAAGTGGAAGGGTCCATTAACACCCCCTCCCTGGTTGTAGAAGAGGGAGTGTTAATGAATAGTACCGTTTCAATGGGGCCAGCCCAGCCTCTGGCGACAGCGGATATCCCTGAGTAGCTAGCGGCCGAATTCGAACTTTATAGAAAAAGGGATTGACAAGAGTCAGTCGCCTATTGTTATATTTGCGGTCGCCGTCCGGGTTGTTTACACTGCGGCTCTTTTGGAGTAATTTCCTCAAAATGGCTAAGAGGACGATTCAAGCGGGCTTTCCATTTCGCTCGTTGTTTCTCGGGCAATGATCGATAGTTTTTATTGCTGACCGATTTTTAACGCCTGCTTGCGCCGGTTCCTGAAACCGGAGGTCTGAAAGCAGGTTCTGTCCCAAGACAAATCATTGTTGAATTACTTTCATGTCTTTGAGGTATTGCTGTGATCAAGGTTGACTGGACCATTTTATTGCAAGCTGCCAATTTTTTCGTTTTGATGGGAGTGCTGCATCTGATCTTGTTCCGACCGCTAGGCAAGATCATGCAGGGTCGCCGTGATGAAATTGACGGTAACCTGCAGCAGGCCGGGACCCTTAAGGAACAACTCAGTGGGGACCTGGCGGCTTATCAGGAAAAACTGCAACAAGCCAAGATTGAAATAGCCGAGGAACGGAAGCAATTTCGTCAAGAGCTGACGACAGAAGCTGCACGGATGCTGGGCGTAGCTAATGAAGAAGCTGCCGCGGAGCTTCAGGCGATAAAAGACCGCGTGGCGGGCGAGAAGGAACAGGCCTTGGTCGAACTGAAAAGCCAGGCAGAATCGCTGGCGGCCAAAATTGCTCAGAAAGTTGTGGGGAGGGCGCTTTGAAAGGCGGATTTAAAACCAAGATCGGCGGCATGGTCACTCCTGCAACAACAGTCGGCTTGATGTTAGTTTTGGCCGGGGTGGCTTGTGCTTCCAGTGATGCGCATGGCGCTGACAGCGGAGCCTTGCTAAAGGATTTTCTATATCGCTGTCTGAATTTCGCTGTCATTTTTGGTGCGCTGTTCTACGTTTTAGCCAAGCCTCTTCGCAAGGGCTTAGGAGAAAGGCGTGCCAAATTAATTGAAAATCTGGAACAGGCCAACAAGGCTCGTGAGTTGGCGGAAGCCAAGGTGGCCGAATATGAGCGTAAACTGGGCGACAGTGACCGCGAAATAGCTGAGCTGCTTGCGCAGGCCAAGGAGGCAAACAGTCTCGAACGGGCCAATGCTTTGGCAGAAGCTCAGGCTGTCGCCGATACGGTGCGCAAGGAAGCTCGGCAATGTGCTGACCGGGAAATTGAACGGGCCCGGCGGGAATTACGAGCGGAAACGGCACAGATGGCCGTAAGAATGGCTGAAGAACGGTTACGCCGGCAAATCACAAACGAAGATCATGCTCGGCTGGTGACGGAAAACCTGCAGCAGATGGAGAGTCAATCGTGAGTGTCAGTGTAATATCCAAGCGATATGCCAGAGCCTTGGTGCTGTTAGGCCAGGAGCGGAACGCACTGGACCGGTTTCGGGAAGAAGTCAATCGGTTGGTGCGGGCCTTTGCCGTAGAGAAGCGCCTGGCGTTGCTGCTGGAAAGCCCTTCGTTGCCAAAGGCGAAAAAGGATGCGGTCCTGACCGGCTTGGTTTCCCTGCTCCAATTATCCGGAGAAATCAGTAATTTCCTTGGATTATTACAGAGCAAGGACCGCCTGCGTTATCTTCCTCAGATTGAAAGAGAATTTAGCCATCAGGCCGACGAAGCTTTGGGAGTGCAGCGGGTTCAGGTTCATACGGCTGTCCCTCTAGAGGATAGTGCGCGTGACGCCTTGAGTGCTTCCCTTGCTGAACGAAGTGGACGACAGATTGTGCTGGAAGAGCATTGCGATCCTGCTCTGATTGGTGGATTGCAGGTAGAACTGGATGGGCAGGTGCTTGATGGAACGGTGCGTACGCAATTGCAGCGAATTGCCAAGACCATAACAGAGGGTGAATAATTCTCATGGAAATCAGAGCAGAAGAGATCTGTAATCTCATAAAAGAGCAGATCGAGAATTTTGATCGCGAAGTAGAAGTTAGTGAGATGGGCACCATCATCTCTGTCGGTGACGGTATAGCACGTATCTATGGCCTCGATAATGCCATGGCCGGCGAGCTATTGGAATTTCCCGGCGAAACGATGGGCATGGTGCTCAACCTGGAAGAAGACAACGTCGGTGCAGCTATTCTTGGTGAAGGACATCACATCAAGGAAGGGGATACCGTTAAGCGCACCGGTCGTATCGTTGAAGTTCCGGTAGGTGAGGAACTCATCGGACGGGTGGTCAACGGTATTGGCCAGCCCATCGACGGCGGTGGCCCAATTTCTACCGATAAAACCAGCCAGGTTGAGGTCAAGGCACCGGGTATCGTTACCCGAAAGTCCGTTGCCGAGCCTTTACAAACCGGGCTGAAGGCCGTCGATGCCATGGTTCCTATCGGCCGTGGCCAACGTGAATTGATTATCGGTGACCGCCAGACCGGAAAAACCGCCCTGGCCATCGACACCATCATCAACCAGAAGGGTCAGGACATCGTCTGCATCTACGTCGCCATAGGACAGAAATGCTCCACGGTGGCCCAGGTGGTGGACAAGCTTCGACAGCACGGTGCGATGGACTACACCATGGTCGTCTCGGCCAGCGCCAGTGACCCGGCACCTCTACAGTTCATCGCCCCTTATACCGGGGTCACCATGGGAGAGTATTTCCGCGACAACGGCAAGCATGCCCTGATCGTCTACGATGATCTTTCCAAGCATGCTGTCGCTTATCGCCAGCTTTCTTTGTTGCTGCGCCGTCCTCCGGGCCGTGAGGCTTTTCCCGGCGATGTATTTTACCTCCACAGCCGTCTGCTGGAGCGGGCCGCCAAGCTTACAGATGAACTCGGTGGGGGCAGTCTGACCGCCCTTCCGATCATCGAAACTCAGGCGGGTGACGTTTCCGCCTATATCCCGACCAATGTTATCTCCATCACCGACGGACAGATCTTCCTCGAAACAGACCTGTTCTATTCCGGGGTTCGTCCGGCCATCAACGTCGGTCTGTCCGTATCCCGTGTTGGCGGTAGCGCCCAGGTCAAGGCCATGAAGCAGGTGGCAGGCACTCTGCGTCTGGCCCTGGCTCAGTATCGGGAAATGGCAGCCTTCGCCCAGTTCGGTTCGGACCTCGATGTCGAGACCCAAAAACAGCTCCATCGCGGAGCTCGTTTGGTGGAAATTCTCAAGCAGCCCCAGTATCAGCCTCTGTCGGTTGAAAAACAGGCCCTGATCATCTTCGCCGCGAACAACGGCTATATTGATGATTACCCCCTGGGGGCCTTGCGTCGCTACGAGGAAGAGCTGTATAGCTTCGTTGACACCCGTCACCCTGAGCTTATCAACCAGGTGAGGGAGAAGAAGGCCATCGACAGCGATTTGCAGGAGCAGATCAAAAAGGCTCTGGACGAATTTAAGAATGAGTTTGTGGCCTGAGTAAGGCAGAAGGCAATAGGCGATGGCGAACCTGAAGGACATAAAAAAACGCATCACCTCGGTTAAGAACACGCAGCAGATCACCCGGGCAATGAAAATGGTGGCTGCAGCGCGTTTCCGCAAGGCTAACGAGGCCGTCGTGGCAGCTCGTCCTTATTCGGACAAGCTGCATGAAGTGCTTTCCAGTTTGGCTTTACGCGAAAAGCGCAAGGTGCATCCCCTGCTGGCTCGGCGTGACAGCAAGAAAAAGGCTCTGCTGCTGGTACTGACGTCCGATCGCGGTTTGTGCGGTGGATTTAACGTCAATATCACCAAGGCTTCTGAGGCCTTTGTTAACAACGAAACCACTGGTTTTGAGTCCTACGATATGCTGGTTATCGGGCGCAAGGGAAAAGAATACTTTGTCCATCGTCCGGCCTATAACGTCACCAAGTGCCACGAAGGGGTAACCAGTCAGGCTTCTTACGGTGTCGCCTCGCTGCTCGGCCAGGAGATAGTGGCCGGTTATAGCGAGGGCGACTACGATGGGGTCTTTGTGGTTTACAATGCTTTTCGCAGTGCCATCTGTCAGGAAGTGACAGTGAATCAATTGCTGCCCATTGTGCCACGAGAGGTATCGGAAGATGCGGTGGTGACCAACTACATCTACGAGCCGGACCGTAGCGAGGTGCTGAATTCGATATTGCCCAAATATGTTGAAGTACAGATTTATCGGGCTTTTGTCGAGTCGTTGGCTTCTGAACACGGTGCACGGATGAGTGCCATGGACAGTGCTACTCAAAACGCGGCGGATATGATCAACCGTCTGACCTTGCAGTATAATCGGGCACGCCAGGCTGTGATCACCAAAGAATTGATGGAAATCATCTCAGGCGCGGAATCGGTTTAACAAGCTTACCCGCAACCGCGCTCGCGGTGGGGATTAGGAGGAAAAGTTCACCATGAATACAGGCAAAGTCTCCCAGGTAATCGGACCGGTGGTTGACGTCGAATTTCCCGACGGCCAATTGCCCGAGATCTATCACGCCCTAAAGATGAGTAACCCTTCTCTCGGCGACGAGGAATGGAACCTTGTCGTTGAGGTTGCTCAGCACCTCGGCGAGAACACTGTGCGTACCATTGCCATGGATAGCACCGACGGTTTGGTGCGTGGCCAGCAGGTACTCGATACCGGTCGGCAGATTACCATGCCCGTTGGCCGCGGCACCCTGGGACGGATTCTCAATGTTGTCGGCGAGCCGGTGGATGAAATGGGACCGATAGAGAGCGATACCCAGTGGGAAATTCATCGCCCTGCGCCCGAGTTTGTTGAGCAGTCGACAAAGGTTGAGGCCTTCGAGACAGGCATCAAGGTTGTGGACCTTCTGGCTCCTTATGCCCGTGGTGGTAAGATCGGTCTGTTTGGTGGCGCCGGTGTTGGCAAGACCGTTCTGATCATGGAGTTGATCCATAATATCGCCAAGCAGCACGGTGGCTATTCGGTTTTTGCCGGGGTTGGCGAGCGGACCCGTGAGGGTAACGACCTGTGGCACGAAATGAAGGAATCGGCGGTACTCGACAAGACCGCCCTGGTTTATGGCCAGATGAATGAACCGCCTGGGGCCCGTGCTCGAGTTGCCCTGTCAGCCCTGACGGTCGCCGAATATTTCCGTGATGAGCAGAATCAGGACGTGCTGCTCTTTGTCGATAACATCTTCCGCTTTACTCAGGCGGGCTCTGAGGTCTCGGCTCTTCTTGGCCGGATACCTTCGGCGGTTGGCTACCAGCCGACCCTTTCTACCGAAATGGGTGAATTGCAGGAGCGTATTACGACGACCAAGAACGGTTCCATTACCTCCGTTCAGGCCATTTACGTGCCGGCGGACGACTTGACTGACCCGGCTCCGGCGACCACCTTTGCTCATCTCGATGCGACCACAGTTCTGTCCCGACAAATCGCTGAACTCGGGATCTATCCGGCCGTCGACCCCCTCGATTCTACCAGTCGTATTCTTGATCCCCAGGTGGTCGGCGATGAGCACTATCAGGTGGCTCGCGATGTACAGTTTGTTTTGCAGCGCTACAAAGACCTGCAGGACATTATCGCTATCCTCGGTATGGACGAATTGTCCGAAGAGGATAAGCAGGTTGTCGGGCGAGCTCGCAGAATTCAGAAATTCCTGTCCCAGCCATTCCATGTGGCCGAGATCTTTACCGGTACCCCTGGTAAATACGTTGAGCTTAAAGAGACGATCCGTGGCTTTAAGGAGATTGTCGAAGGCAAGCACGATGCTGTCCCCGAGCAGGCCTTTTATATGGTCGGAACTATCGAGGAAGTGCTGGAAAATGCCGCGAAGATGGCCGGCTAAGCCGGTTAGGTCTTAGCTCAGGAGAAGCAGCGAATGGCGCAGAAACTTACATTGGAACTGGTTACACCGGCCAAACAGGTGCTTTCGGAAGCGGTGGATGAAATTACCGCGCCCGGTAGTATGGGGCAGTTCGGCGTGTTGCCGGGCCACACCCCGATGTTGACAACCCTGGAAGTCGGTGAGCTCAGCTACCGTAAGGGCAGCGATACCTTCTATGTGGCTGTCAACTGGGGTTATGTGGAAGTTGAAGATGACCGGGTAACGATTCTGGTGGAGACTGCCGAGATCGAAGATGAAATAGATCTGGAGAGGGCCAGAACCGCCCTAGGTCGCGCCGAGGAGGCGTTGGCCGAGATGTCTGCCGAAGAAAAGGAATATCTCGTTATGCAACAGGCCTTGGCCCGGGCTATGGCCCGAATTCAGGTAGCGAGCCGTAAAGCCCGCTAAACAAGTTCTATAAATCAAAGTAATAAAAAAGGCGGCCTCTAAGGGCCGCCTTTTTTATTACTGAAACCTTGAGCCCGGCACGGAGCCTCTGGTACCATGTAACCCTATGAATCGCAGCATTATCCATCTTGATCTCGATGCATTCTATGCTTCCGTCGAACAGCAGGATGATCCGCAACTGCGGGGCTTGCCCGTACTGGTTGGAGGTCGTTCCGGTCGTGGGGTGGTCTGTGCCTGTTCCTATGAAGCTCGGCGCTTCGGTATACACTCCGCCATGCCCATGACCAGGGCGCTCCGACTATGCCCCAAGGCTGTGGTGCGGCCGGTGCGCATGGAACGCTATCGCCAATTTTCACAACAGGTTTTTGCGATTTTCTCGCGCTTTACAGACCGTATCGAACCTCTCTCTCTTGATGAAGCCTTTCTCGATGTCAGCGGTTGTGAACGCCTGTTCGGTACACCGGTTCAGATCGCCGCCCAGATCAAGGAGGCGGTTTTCCAGGAGACCGGTTTGACTATCAGCGCCGGGGTGGCGGAGAATAAGTTTCTGGCCAAGCTGGCTTCGGATCATCAGAAGCCCGATGGTCTCTACGTGGTTCCACAACCACCGGACCGTTTTCTGTTGCCCTTGCCTCTTAAGCGCTTATGGGGGGTAGGCCCGGTTACCTGTCAGCGCTTGGAAAAGCTGGGACTTCGCACTGTTGCCGACTTGCGCCAACTAAGTGAAGCTCGTCTGGAACAGCTTTTCGATAGCGCAGGACGGCAGCTCTACCGTCTGGCCCGGGGCGAGGACTCCCGTCCGGTAATCGTTGCAAACAGAGCCCATTCCATCGGTCATGAGGATACCTACGATCATGACTTGCAGGATTCTTTTCAGTTGCATCGGTCGCTGCTCGACCTTGCAGAGCGGGTGGCGACACGATTGAGGAGAAAGGGGCTGGCCGGAAGCGTGGTTCAGCTCAAAGTTCGCTACGCCGACTTTACCACCGTTACCCGTCGCCGCACTGTCGAACCTCCCCTCGATTCAGCACTTGCTATTCTTCAGGTAGCAAAGGAGCTGCTTCTACGTACCGATGCCGGAGAGCGGCCCGTAAGGCTGCTCGGTATCAGCCTTAGTCAATTGCGGGACGGGCCCGAAGTTCAGGGGGAACTATTTGGCGATGAACAGAGAGAGAGGGTTTCAGCCCTCGATGGTGCGGTGGATCAGTTGCGGCGACGTTATGGTGTCAAGGGGGTGCAAAGGGCCAGCTTGATGACAGGGGATAAAAACGAATCAGAGGCGAAAACGGGGGGCGATGGTTGGGATGGCTCTTAACAGAGACTTCTGGTTGTGAACTTCCAGGGTGGCAGTGGGGCGAAGGTTCCGCTGATCGAGCTCATGAAATAGCCCGGAAAAATCGGCGCTGCCCTCACCGGCAGCCAGGTGGGCGTCTCGGTCGCCATGGTTATCATGCAGATGCAGGTGATGCAGGT
Protein-coding sequences here:
- a CDS encoding ATP synthase F0 subunit B — translated: MIKVDWTILLQAANFFVLMGVLHLILFRPLGKIMQGRRDEIDGNLQQAGTLKEQLSGDLAAYQEKLQQAKIEIAEERKQFRQELTTEAARMLGVANEEAAAELQAIKDRVAGEKEQALVELKSQAESLAAKIAQKVVGRAL
- a CDS encoding bactofilin family protein produces the protein MDGTFNGKITSKDTLIVGESAHIEADISVGTLILSGRFKGQVTANVRVELRAPAQVEGSINTPSLVVEEGVLMNSTVSMGPAQPLATADIPE
- a CDS encoding ATP synthase F0 subunit B — encoded protein: MKGGFKTKIGGMVTPATTVGLMLVLAGVACASSDAHGADSGALLKDFLYRCLNFAVIFGALFYVLAKPLRKGLGERRAKLIENLEQANKARELAEAKVAEYERKLGDSDREIAELLAQAKEANSLERANALAEAQAVADTVRKEARQCADREIERARRELRAETAQMAVRMAEERLRRQITNEDHARLVTENLQQMESQS
- the atpD gene encoding F0F1 ATP synthase subunit beta: MNTGKVSQVIGPVVDVEFPDGQLPEIYHALKMSNPSLGDEEWNLVVEVAQHLGENTVRTIAMDSTDGLVRGQQVLDTGRQITMPVGRGTLGRILNVVGEPVDEMGPIESDTQWEIHRPAPEFVEQSTKVEAFETGIKVVDLLAPYARGGKIGLFGGAGVGKTVLIMELIHNIAKQHGGYSVFAGVGERTREGNDLWHEMKESAVLDKTALVYGQMNEPPGARARVALSALTVAEYFRDEQNQDVLLFVDNIFRFTQAGSEVSALLGRIPSAVGYQPTLSTEMGELQERITTTKNGSITSVQAIYVPADDLTDPAPATTFAHLDATTVLSRQIAELGIYPAVDPLDSTSRILDPQVVGDEHYQVARDVQFVLQRYKDLQDIIAILGMDELSEEDKQVVGRARRIQKFLSQPFHVAEIFTGTPGKYVELKETIRGFKEIVEGKHDAVPEQAFYMVGTIEEVLENAAKMAG
- the atpG gene encoding ATP synthase F1 subunit gamma — its product is MANLKDIKKRITSVKNTQQITRAMKMVAAARFRKANEAVVAARPYSDKLHEVLSSLALREKRKVHPLLARRDSKKKALLLVLTSDRGLCGGFNVNITKASEAFVNNETTGFESYDMLVIGRKGKEYFVHRPAYNVTKCHEGVTSQASYGVASLLGQEIVAGYSEGDYDGVFVVYNAFRSAICQEVTVNQLLPIVPREVSEDAVVTNYIYEPDRSEVLNSILPKYVEVQIYRAFVESLASEHGARMSAMDSATQNAADMINRLTLQYNRARQAVITKELMEIISGAESV
- a CDS encoding ParB/RepB/Spo0J family partition protein; the protein is MAKRPALGKGIGALLTSASEDDGRKYFLCPIEELRPHDQQPRKSFDDAKMTELVASVREKGIIQPLVVRRMDDHYQIIAGERRWRAAQKASLHEVPVVIQDVTEDMAYEMAIIENIQREDLNPIEEAEAYRQLIDRFELTQEVAAKRVGKDRSSVANSMRLLRLPTIVQNDVVTGALSMGHARALLSLEDAQDILEAREQLLIKKLSVRETESLVRKIKNFAHQPKKPAKPQPDPELQYLAEELQRSLGTHVSIHSKKKGGKIEISYFSAEDLDRLLELLGVS
- a CDS encoding ParA family protein, with the protein product MAQIIAVANQKGGVGKTTTAINLAASLAAAEQQTLLVDLDPQANASSGVGLDRSTLKYTTYHALLGEAKASDVVCNTPLSCLQILPATADLIGAEIELVSEPNRETRLRTALSEISNNYKYIVIDCPPSLGLLTINALTAADSVLVPLQCEYYAMEGLTQLSKTIRLIQRQLNPDLVLKGILLTMFDRRNNLSHQVSEEIRRHYSDRVFDTVIPRNVRLSEAPSHGLPVLLYDIASTGAAAYLSLAKEIISTGN
- a CDS encoding F0F1 ATP synthase subunit epsilon, with amino-acid sequence MAQKLTLELVTPAKQVLSEAVDEITAPGSMGQFGVLPGHTPMLTTLEVGELSYRKGSDTFYVAVNWGYVEVEDDRVTILVETAEIEDEIDLERARTALGRAEEALAEMSAEEKEYLVMQQALARAMARIQVASRKAR
- the atpA gene encoding F0F1 ATP synthase subunit alpha, with translation MEIRAEEICNLIKEQIENFDREVEVSEMGTIISVGDGIARIYGLDNAMAGELLEFPGETMGMVLNLEEDNVGAAILGEGHHIKEGDTVKRTGRIVEVPVGEELIGRVVNGIGQPIDGGGPISTDKTSQVEVKAPGIVTRKSVAEPLQTGLKAVDAMVPIGRGQRELIIGDRQTGKTALAIDTIINQKGQDIVCIYVAIGQKCSTVAQVVDKLRQHGAMDYTMVVSASASDPAPLQFIAPYTGVTMGEYFRDNGKHALIVYDDLSKHAVAYRQLSLLLRRPPGREAFPGDVFYLHSRLLERAAKLTDELGGGSLTALPIIETQAGDVSAYIPTNVISITDGQIFLETDLFYSGVRPAINVGLSVSRVGGSAQVKAMKQVAGTLRLALAQYREMAAFAQFGSDLDVETQKQLHRGARLVEILKQPQYQPLSVEKQALIIFAANNGYIDDYPLGALRRYEEELYSFVDTRHPELINQVREKKAIDSDLQEQIKKALDEFKNEFVA
- the atpH gene encoding ATP synthase F1 subunit delta; protein product: MSVSVISKRYARALVLLGQERNALDRFREEVNRLVRAFAVEKRLALLLESPSLPKAKKDAVLTGLVSLLQLSGEISNFLGLLQSKDRLRYLPQIEREFSHQADEALGVQRVQVHTAVPLEDSARDALSASLAERSGRQIVLEEHCDPALIGGLQVELDGQVLDGTVRTQLQRIAKTITEGE
- the dinB gene encoding DNA polymerase IV — protein: MNRSIIHLDLDAFYASVEQQDDPQLRGLPVLVGGRSGRGVVCACSYEARRFGIHSAMPMTRALRLCPKAVVRPVRMERYRQFSQQVFAIFSRFTDRIEPLSLDEAFLDVSGCERLFGTPVQIAAQIKEAVFQETGLTISAGVAENKFLAKLASDHQKPDGLYVVPQPPDRFLLPLPLKRLWGVGPVTCQRLEKLGLRTVADLRQLSEARLEQLFDSAGRQLYRLARGEDSRPVIVANRAHSIGHEDTYDHDLQDSFQLHRSLLDLAERVATRLRRKGLAGSVVQLKVRYADFTTVTRRRTVEPPLDSALAILQVAKELLLRTDAGERPVRLLGISLSQLRDGPEVQGELFGDEQRERVSALDGAVDQLRRRYGVKGVQRASLMTGDKNESEAKTGGDGWDGS
- the rsmG gene encoding 16S rRNA (guanine(527)-N(7))-methyltransferase RsmG, coding for MPDRDLLEEMLQQVKVVLSGKALDDLLWFRDELLRWNKKINLTAITDPAGTLEKHLVDSLTLLPYLKPKGTILDMGSGGGFPSIPLKIARPSYKIWSVDAVAKKISFQKHVARSLNFQDFTPLHLRLEDLPSNSALAPFDMVVTRAFAPLKEILELAKPVLALNGIVVAMKGADGMDELEENRSYIEGSGFCCQKTVQMRLPKSDAKRTLLFFKERAS